The Lycium ferocissimum isolate CSIRO_LF1 chromosome 1, AGI_CSIRO_Lferr_CH_V1, whole genome shotgun sequence genome includes a region encoding these proteins:
- the LOC132048891 gene encoding receptor-like cytosolic serine/threonine-protein kinase RBK2 isoform X3, translating into MSSADSYSRLQLACDGENLIGKGGYAEVHKGCLRNGQFIAVKRLMRGPQDERIGDFLSELGIMAHINHPNTAKLIGYAVDGGLFLVLELSPYGSLTNMLHASKQKLEWKIRYKIAIGIAEGILYLHEGGQRRIIHRDIKAANILLTKDLEPQICDFGLAKWLPERWTHLTVGKFEGTFGYLAPEFLMHGIVDEKTDVFAFGVLLLELITGRRALDYSQQSLVIWAKPLLKKNRIRELVDPSLGDDYNLLQINLMVLAASLCVQQSSIKRPRINQILQLLRGNSESLDLIRRIRKPSQWKRYYEELFNAEESKMNRGLSVLSLQEQIALEVSKIV; encoded by the exons ATGTCTAGTgcggattcatatagccgactcCAACTCGCTTGTGATGGAG AAAATTTGATAGGAAAGGGGGGTTATGCTGAAGTTCATAAAGGATGCTTGCGAAATGGCCAATTCATCGCAGTTAAGCGGCTGATGAGGGGACCCCAAGATGAGAGAATAGGGGATTTCTTATCTGAGCTAGGGATAATGGCACATATCAACCATCCAAACACTGCTAAATTGATTGGTTATGCTGTTGATGGAGGACTCTTTCTTGTTCTTGAGCTATCTCCTTATGGAAGCTTGACCAATATGTTGCACG CATCGAAGCAGAAACTAGAATGGAAAATCAGGTATAAAATAGCCATAGGGATAGCTGAAGGGATACTATATCTTCATGAGGGTGGTCAAAGAAGGATTATCCACAGAGATATTAAGGCAGCAAATATATTGCTCACAAAGGACCTTGAACCTCAG ATATGTGATTTTGGGCTTGCAAAATGGCTACCAGAGCGATGGACTCACCTCACTGTAGGGAAATTTGAAGGAACATTCGG CTATCTTGCTCCCGAGTTCTTGATGCATGGCATAGTGGATGAAAAAACTGATGTTTTTGCTTTTGGAGTGCTACTTTTGGAACTTATCACTGGACGCCGAGCCCTTGATTACTCACAACAAAGCCTCGTCATTTGG GCTAAACCCCTGCTGAAGAAGAACAGGATTAGAGAACTTGTTGATCCTTCACTTGGCGATGACTACAACTTACTACAGATCAACCTCATGGTCTTAGCTGCTTCTTTGTGTGTGCAACAGTCTTCAATTAAACGACCCCGAATAAATCAG ATTCTGCAGCTTCTAAGAGGCAACAGCGAAAGCCTAGATTTAATCAGGAGAATTAGAAAACCTTCGCAGTGGAAGAGGTATTATGAAGAACTTTTTAAtgcggaagaaagtaaaatgaaTAGAGGCTTAAGTGTTTTAAGTCTGCAGGAACAAATAGCATTGGAAGTCTCTAAGATAGTTTGA
- the LOC132048891 gene encoding receptor-like cytosolic serine/threonine-protein kinase RBK2 isoform X2: MEKGKVNSYSPDTVLEDFLRTAESESDSSKASTSELDGSKNQRSGSRWAGFLELFRSKSKGHMTKDSLITSSLKLSKRFSRSMRETSSSVMPNPILDNGLHYFKPQWKLFTLSELQTATNNFHQENLIGKGGYAEVHKGCLRNGQFIAVKRLMRGPQDERIGDFLSELGIMAHINHPNTAKLIGYAVDGGLFLVLELSPYGSLTNMLHASKQKLEWKIRYKIAIGIAEGILYLHEGGQRRIIHRDIKAANILLTKDLEPQICDFGLAKWLPERWTHLTVGKFEGTFGYLAPEFLMHGIVDEKTDVFAFGVLLLELITGRRALDYSQQSLVIWAKPLLKKNRIRELVDPSLGDDYNLLQINLMVLAASLCVQQSSIKRPRINQILQLLRGNSESLDLIRRIRKPSQWKRNK; encoded by the exons ATGGAGAAAGGAAAAGTGAATTCATATTCTCCAGATACAGTTCTTGAGGACTTTTTGAGAACTGCAGAATCTGAATCAGACTCTTCAAAAGCAAGCACATCAGAATTAGATGGCTCGAAAAATCAAAGATCTGGTTCGCGATGGGCTGGTTTTCTCGAGCTATTTAGAAGTAAATCGAAAGGACATATGACGAAAGATTCTCTAATTACTAGTTCTCTGAAACTGTCCAAAAGATTCAGCAGAAGCATGAGAGAGACAAGTAGCAGTGTCATGCCCAATCCAATTCTGGATAATGGTTTGCACTATTTCAAACCTCAGTGGAAACTTTTCACCCTCTCCGAGCTCCAAACTGCAACCAACAATTTTCACCAAG AAAATTTGATAGGAAAGGGGGGTTATGCTGAAGTTCATAAAGGATGCTTGCGAAATGGCCAATTCATCGCAGTTAAGCGGCTGATGAGGGGACCCCAAGATGAGAGAATAGGGGATTTCTTATCTGAGCTAGGGATAATGGCACATATCAACCATCCAAACACTGCTAAATTGATTGGTTATGCTGTTGATGGAGGACTCTTTCTTGTTCTTGAGCTATCTCCTTATGGAAGCTTGACCAATATGTTGCACG CATCGAAGCAGAAACTAGAATGGAAAATCAGGTATAAAATAGCCATAGGGATAGCTGAAGGGATACTATATCTTCATGAGGGTGGTCAAAGAAGGATTATCCACAGAGATATTAAGGCAGCAAATATATTGCTCACAAAGGACCTTGAACCTCAG ATATGTGATTTTGGGCTTGCAAAATGGCTACCAGAGCGATGGACTCACCTCACTGTAGGGAAATTTGAAGGAACATTCGG CTATCTTGCTCCCGAGTTCTTGATGCATGGCATAGTGGATGAAAAAACTGATGTTTTTGCTTTTGGAGTGCTACTTTTGGAACTTATCACTGGACGCCGAGCCCTTGATTACTCACAACAAAGCCTCGTCATTTGG GCTAAACCCCTGCTGAAGAAGAACAGGATTAGAGAACTTGTTGATCCTTCACTTGGCGATGACTACAACTTACTACAGATCAACCTCATGGTCTTAGCTGCTTCTTTGTGTGTGCAACAGTCTTCAATTAAACGACCCCGAATAAATCAG ATTCTGCAGCTTCTAAGAGGCAACAGCGAAAGCCTAGATTTAATCAGGAGAATTAGAAAACCTTCGCAGTGGAAGAG GAACAAATAG
- the LOC132048901 gene encoding probable LRR receptor-like serine/threonine-protein kinase RKF3, which translates to MFPFLHLFIFLQLSLTCHGTPHHRTLLQQPSTNSSSCPLDFNSLRGLIDQIPKRPTINSTTQCQYIRQGLRLVQSEYLKRTNSFFPPLISANSCWKSYESLVDNYVPNFNILNTCGFQTFWISQGCMNITTRFEFESKVSPAALSNIVSACNQSLENNSPCATCTTSLSSLGSFLPGPSVGNVFDCASYPSIYAAAFANHFGPTDRGTAKCLFFFDITGVSSGKGKKNVVIVVVVVVCVLVIGLALFGYWFLWRKRKIRLANQWNTTRRLESNLSSRMDSISGSTTLVRFTIDEIKLATKNFTRTNIIGTGGYGNVYKGVLPGGVEVALKRFKNCSVSGDANFTHEVEVIASVRHVNLVALRGYCTATTRFEGHQRIIVCDLMKNGSLYDHLFGTGHEKLSWGIRQKVAIGTARGLAYLHYGAQPGIIHRDIKASNILLDESFEPKVADFGLAKFNPEGMSHLSTRVAGTIGYVAPEYALYGQLTERSDVYSFGVVLLELLSGKKAIIEFNDGQPTLVTDWAWSLVREGRPLDVLEDNIPHLGPPEVVEKYVLVAVLCSHPQLYARPTMDQVVNMLDAEIPVPTIPERPISLIADLDDIEKSVSSSTGGSGNLSTATGYQPYIFEREAPLADSDSIKARTLDHR; encoded by the coding sequence ATGTTTCCTTTTCTTcatctcttcatctttctccaaTTATCCTTAACTTGCCATGGAACACCCCATCATCGTACTCTGCTCCAACAACCTAGTACAAACTCTTCATCATGTCCTCTTGACTTCAACTCACTTCGTGGATTGAtagatcaaataccaaaaagaccaactataaactcaacaacacAGTGTCAATACATTCGTCAAGGCTTACGTTTAGTCCAATCTGAATATCTTAAACGTACAAACTCTTTCTTTCCACCTCTCATTTCTGCTAATTCTTGTTGGAAGTCTTACGAATCTTTAGTCGACAACTATGTCCCTAACTTCAATATCCTTAACACTTGTGGTTTTCAAACTTTTTGGATATCTCAAGGTTGTATGAATATTACAACTCGTTTTGAATTTGAATCTAAAGTCTCACCTGCTGCACTTTCAAATATTGTTTCTGCTTGTAATCAGTCTTTGGAGAATAATTCTCCTTGTGCCACGTGTACTACTAGTTTATCTAGTCTTGGTTCATTTCTACCTGGTCCTTCTGTTGGGAATGTTTTTGATTGTGCTTCTTATCCTTCGATATATGCAGCAGCTTTTGCTAACCACTTTGGACCTACTGATAGGGGTACTGCAaaatgcttgtttttttttgatATTACTGGTGTTAGTTCAGGGAAAGGTAAAAAGAatgtagttattgttgttgttgtggtagTTTGTGTGTTGGTTATTGGACTTGCTCTGTTTGGTTATTGGTTTTTGtggaggaaaaggaaaattagATTGGCTAACCAGTGGAATACTACTAGGAGATTGGAGAGTAATTTGAGTTCTCGTATGGATTCGATTAGTGGAAGTACTACTTTGGTTAGGTTTACTATTGATGAAATTAAGTTGGCCACTAAGAATTTCACAAGGACGAATATAATTGGGACAGGAGGGTATGGGAATGTGTATAAGGGTGTTTTGCCTGGTGGGGTTGAAGTAGCTTTGAAGAGGTTCAAGAATTGTTCGGTTTCTGGTGATGCAAATTTCACCCATGAAGTGGAGGTTATTGCCAGTGTTAGGCATGTAAATTTGGTAGCTTTGAGAGGATACTGCACTGCTACGACGCGTTTCGAGGGTCACCAGAGGATCATTGTTTGTGATTTAATGAAGAATGGGAGTCTTTATGATCATTTATTTGGGACGGGGCATGAAAAATTGAGTTGGGGTATTAGGCAAAAGGTTGCGATTGGCACTGCTAGGGGTTTGGCTTACCTGCATTACGGAGCACAACCTGGTATCATTCACAGGGATATTAAGGCTAGTAATATACTTCTAGATGAGAGTTTTGAGCCTAAGGTGGCGGATTTTGGATTGGCAAAGTTCAATCCTGAAGGGATGTCACATTTGAGCACTCGTGTGGCAGGGACGATCGGATATGTAGCCCCCGAGTATGCTTTATATGGCCAGTTGACAGAAAGAAGCGACGTTTATAGCTTTGGAGTTGTGCTTCTGGAGCTTTTGAGTGGAAAGAAAGCAATAATAGAGTTTAATGATGGGCAGCCGACGCTTGTGACTGATTGGGCCTGGTCATTGGTCAGGGAAGGCAGACCGTTAGATGTTCTTGAAGACAACATTCCGCATTTAGGCCCTCCAGAAGTTGTGGAGAAGTACGTATTGGTAGCTGTTCTTTGTTCCCATCCACAATTGTACGCGAGGCCAACAATGGACCAAGTTGTGAACATGTTGGACGCCGAGATACCTGTTCCAACCATACCGGAGAGACCAATTTCTCTCATTGCTGATCTTGATGACATTGAAAAGTCTGTTAGCAGTAGTACTGGTGGTTCAGGTAATCTGTCCACTGCTACAGGCTATCAGCCATACATATTTGAGCGTGAGGCACCCTTAGCAGATAGTGATTCCATCAAAGCCAGAACATTGGATCACAGATAG
- the LOC132048891 gene encoding receptor-like cytosolic serine/threonine-protein kinase RBK2 isoform X1 — MEKGKVNSYSPDTVLEDFLRTAESESDSSKASTSELDGSKNQRSGSRWAGFLELFRSKSKGHMTKDSLITSSLKLSKRFSRSMRETSSSVMPNPILDNGLHYFKPQWKLFTLSELQTATNNFHQENLIGKGGYAEVHKGCLRNGQFIAVKRLMRGPQDERIGDFLSELGIMAHINHPNTAKLIGYAVDGGLFLVLELSPYGSLTNMLHASKQKLEWKIRYKIAIGIAEGILYLHEGGQRRIIHRDIKAANILLTKDLEPQICDFGLAKWLPERWTHLTVGKFEGTFGYLAPEFLMHGIVDEKTDVFAFGVLLLELITGRRALDYSQQSLVIWAKPLLKKNRIRELVDPSLGDDYNLLQINLMVLAASLCVQQSSIKRPRINQILQLLRGNSESLDLIRRIRKPSQWKRYYEELFNAEESKMNRGLSVLSLQEQIALEVSKIV; from the exons ATGGAGAAAGGAAAAGTGAATTCATATTCTCCAGATACAGTTCTTGAGGACTTTTTGAGAACTGCAGAATCTGAATCAGACTCTTCAAAAGCAAGCACATCAGAATTAGATGGCTCGAAAAATCAAAGATCTGGTTCGCGATGGGCTGGTTTTCTCGAGCTATTTAGAAGTAAATCGAAAGGACATATGACGAAAGATTCTCTAATTACTAGTTCTCTGAAACTGTCCAAAAGATTCAGCAGAAGCATGAGAGAGACAAGTAGCAGTGTCATGCCCAATCCAATTCTGGATAATGGTTTGCACTATTTCAAACCTCAGTGGAAACTTTTCACCCTCTCCGAGCTCCAAACTGCAACCAACAATTTTCACCAAG AAAATTTGATAGGAAAGGGGGGTTATGCTGAAGTTCATAAAGGATGCTTGCGAAATGGCCAATTCATCGCAGTTAAGCGGCTGATGAGGGGACCCCAAGATGAGAGAATAGGGGATTTCTTATCTGAGCTAGGGATAATGGCACATATCAACCATCCAAACACTGCTAAATTGATTGGTTATGCTGTTGATGGAGGACTCTTTCTTGTTCTTGAGCTATCTCCTTATGGAAGCTTGACCAATATGTTGCACG CATCGAAGCAGAAACTAGAATGGAAAATCAGGTATAAAATAGCCATAGGGATAGCTGAAGGGATACTATATCTTCATGAGGGTGGTCAAAGAAGGATTATCCACAGAGATATTAAGGCAGCAAATATATTGCTCACAAAGGACCTTGAACCTCAG ATATGTGATTTTGGGCTTGCAAAATGGCTACCAGAGCGATGGACTCACCTCACTGTAGGGAAATTTGAAGGAACATTCGG CTATCTTGCTCCCGAGTTCTTGATGCATGGCATAGTGGATGAAAAAACTGATGTTTTTGCTTTTGGAGTGCTACTTTTGGAACTTATCACTGGACGCCGAGCCCTTGATTACTCACAACAAAGCCTCGTCATTTGG GCTAAACCCCTGCTGAAGAAGAACAGGATTAGAGAACTTGTTGATCCTTCACTTGGCGATGACTACAACTTACTACAGATCAACCTCATGGTCTTAGCTGCTTCTTTGTGTGTGCAACAGTCTTCAATTAAACGACCCCGAATAAATCAG ATTCTGCAGCTTCTAAGAGGCAACAGCGAAAGCCTAGATTTAATCAGGAGAATTAGAAAACCTTCGCAGTGGAAGAGGTATTATGAAGAACTTTTTAAtgcggaagaaagtaaaatgaaTAGAGGCTTAAGTGTTTTAAGTCTGCAGGAACAAATAGCATTGGAAGTCTCTAAGATAGTTTGA